One window from the genome of Cryptomeria japonica chromosome 6, Sugi_1.0, whole genome shotgun sequence encodes:
- the LOC131062618 gene encoding probable ribosome biogenesis protein RLP24 yields MRLEKCWFCSSTIYPGHGIQFVRNDAKIFRFCRSKCHKNFKMKRNPRKVKWTKAYRKLHGKELTKDTTFEFERKRNRPERYDRNLVQDTLKAIKKVEEVRVRREAALWEKRMKGNTSKQIKEDVRELEQSISLVKAPLVMQEDPGLTLPKKTEKIKVKVSKQSMEE; encoded by the exons ATGAGGTTGGAGAAGTGCTGGTTCTGTTCCTCCACCATATACCCTGGCCATGGCATTCAGTTTGTTCGAAATGACGCCAAG ATATTCCGGTTTTGTCGTTCAAAGTGTCATAAAAATTTCAAGATGAAGCGAAATCCTCGCAAGGTGAAGTGGACTAAAGCATACAGAAAGTTACATGGAAAAGAGCTCACTAAG GACACAACCTTTGAGTTTGAACGGAAAAGAAACAGGCCTGAAAGATATGacagaaatcttgtgcaagatacATTGAAGGCCattaagaaggttgaagaggttCGTGTCAGGAGGGAAGCTGCACTATGGGAGAAGAG GATGAAGGGCAACACATCTAAACAAATCAAAGAGGATGTCAGAGAATTGGAGCAAAGTATTAGCTTGGTCAAAGCTCCTCTTGTCATGCAGGAAGATCCTGGACTTACCTTGCCAAAGAAAACAGAGAAGATAAAAGTTAAAGTTTCCAAACAGTCCATGGAAGAGTAA